A region of Gloeomargarita sp. SKYB120 DNA encodes the following proteins:
- a CDS encoding DUF3119 family protein, whose product METTAAPYCVPYTLNPDYRVAAGVAVMGLVGAAWSWPLGLALVGLAAFLAWQTTTLRWTFTETAVVLTRYGQTIRTFPYADWRDWSLFWPGVPVVLFFREVHSIHFVPVLFDPVALTRYLTHYCPATGAR is encoded by the coding sequence ATGGAAACGACGGCGGCACCCTACTGTGTTCCCTATACCCTCAACCCAGATTACCGTGTGGCAGCGGGCGTAGCGGTGATGGGCCTAGTAGGAGCGGCCTGGTCGTGGCCTCTTGGTCTAGCACTAGTGGGACTGGCGGCTTTTTTGGCCTGGCAGACGACGACATTACGCTGGACGTTTACCGAAACGGCGGTGGTGTTGACCCGCTATGGCCAGACGATTCGCACGTTTCCCTACGCTGATTGGCGAGATTGGTCCTTGTTTTGGCCTGGCGTGCCGGTGGTCCTGTTTTTTCGGGAGGTCCACAGCATCCACTTTGTGCCAGTGTTGTTTGATCCGGTCGCCCTGACCCGCTATCTGACCCACTACTGTCCCGCAACGGGAGCGCGTTGA
- a CDS encoding DUF3086 domain-containing protein, which produces MEHPDVATLEAQIEQLRAEIAQLQAEKAHWQAQVQQAQAQFQQLLPQALRELEERRQKLQLSIEQLERRQERIQKEMRSTFAGSSQEIAVRVQGFKDYLRGALQELVASVEELSLVPPPAPQPEVAPAPRVKAAPLQIAAQTYADQVEVIEECLEQYRTRPDYYGPAWQLRRTFEPVHEERVRRWFLELGGRGALRSMGSRLQNILVTSAIISILRQLYDDELRVLVLTSGPERLGEWRRGLQDCLGISRADFGAEGGILLFEAPEPLAQKADRFQRDDLVPFIVMDEGDGTVPVVLLQFPLWLTFAPDPKKVRQRQLETDEFDFKLF; this is translated from the coding sequence ATGGAACACCCTGACGTGGCGACGCTCGAGGCGCAAATTGAGCAACTGCGGGCGGAAATTGCCCAATTGCAGGCGGAAAAGGCCCACTGGCAAGCCCAAGTGCAACAGGCCCAGGCCCAATTCCAGCAACTGTTGCCCCAGGCGCTGCGAGAACTGGAGGAGCGCCGTCAAAAACTCCAACTCAGCATCGAGCAACTGGAACGCCGCCAGGAACGGATTCAAAAGGAAATGCGCTCGACCTTTGCAGGCAGTTCCCAGGAGATTGCGGTACGGGTGCAGGGGTTCAAGGATTACCTGCGGGGGGCGTTGCAGGAACTGGTGGCCAGCGTAGAGGAATTGTCCCTGGTGCCACCGCCGGCTCCGCAACCGGAAGTAGCTCCCGCGCCTCGCGTTAAAGCCGCTCCTCTCCAAATCGCCGCCCAGACCTACGCCGACCAGGTGGAGGTGATTGAGGAATGTCTGGAGCAGTACCGCACGCGCCCGGATTACTACGGTCCGGCCTGGCAACTGCGGCGCACCTTTGAGCCGGTGCATGAGGAACGGGTCCGTCGCTGGTTCCTGGAGCTGGGGGGACGGGGTGCGCTGCGCAGCATGGGCAGTCGCCTGCAGAATATCCTGGTGACCTCGGCCATCATCTCCATCCTGCGCCAGTTGTACGACGACGAGCTGCGGGTACTGGTGCTCACCAGCGGTCCTGAACGTCTTGGGGAATGGCGGCGCGGACTTCAAGACTGCTTGGGAATTAGCCGCGCGGATTTCGGCGCCGAAGGGGGTATTCTGCTGTTCGAAGCGCCGGAACCCCTGGCTCAAAAGGCCGACCGTTTCCAGCGGGACGACCTCGTGCCTTTTATTGTGATGGATGAGGGGGATGGCACGGTGCCGGTGGTGCTGTTGCAGTTTCCCCTGTGGCTGACCTTTGCCCCCGACCCCAAAAAGGTGCGCCAGCGGCAACTGGAAACGGACGAATTCGACTTCAAACTCTTTT